The Vicia villosa cultivar HV-30 ecotype Madison, WI linkage group LG1, Vvil1.0, whole genome shotgun sequence genome includes a region encoding these proteins:
- the LOC131659335 gene encoding secreted RxLR effector protein 161-like — protein sequence MKAATRILRYLKGSIDYEILFRRDSEGGEATVSCISDVGWCGDKGDRRSTNGYFFQVLGASISWCSKKQPVVALSSCDAEYIAGSYDACQAIWIRSVLEEMEVEVKKPLVLQIDNKSAINLAKNPVLHGRSKHIEARFHFLGEKIVFGGSESSRSKPNI from the coding sequence ATGAAGGCTGCAACAAGAATTCTAAGATACCTAAAAGGATCGATAGACTATGAAATTCTATTTCGACGAGACTCTGAAGGCGGAGAAGCAACAGTTAGTTGCATTTCAGATGTTGGTTGGTGTGGAGATAAGGGAGATCGAAGAAGCACAAATGGATATTTCTTTCAAGTTCTTGGTGCCTCAATttcatggtgttcgaagaaacaaCCTGTGGTAGCATTATCATCGTGTGATGCTGAATATATAGCAGGATCCTATGATGCATGTCAAGCAATTTGGATCAGATCAGTACTTGAAGAAATGGAGGTGGAAGTGAAGAAACCTCTTGTGTTGCAAATCGACAACAAGTCAGCCATAAATCTGGCGAAGAATCCAGTTCTCcatggaaggagtaagcatatCGAAGCAAGATTTCACTTCCTGGGGGAAAAG